DNA from Polaribacter sp. NJDZ03:
AATGTTGCTTTTACCGATTTTGCTGCCGGCCAAAAAATAAATACTAATTCTCCTAAAAGAATCAATAATGTTAAACCCATTAAAGAAAGTTCTAATTTTCTTAACCAAACTACTTTTTCATCGGCTTCTAAATCGTACTGATTTACAATTTCATCCATTATCAACAAAAAAGAACCTTCATTATTAGTTACTTTTTTAATATCCGAAGTTAATTCTTCTACAGAAATAGTAGCATTATCTAACTTTTCTATAATTGCCTTTGATGCTTTTTGAATAGTCTCAAAAACAGGGTTAATTGCTATAAACTTGCTTTTAATTTTATCACTATTCTGCTTAGGAAGCCCTAAACTGTCATTTCCTTTTTGAAGTGACGTATGAGATAATTCCCACAAATAAAGTGTGGCTGTTATTTTATTTTTAAGGAGAATTCTATTTTTTTCATCCGAAGAAACCAAAAGAGAAACTATTTCTTTGGTTAATTTCTGACTCAGCATTCTTTGTCTACCAGCAACATTAATTACGGTAGAATCACTTTTTTGAGTTTCTAAATGATTGCGAACTAAAACCTGACTAATAATTACAGAAAGTGCAATAGTACTTAATGCCACAATATATAAACGGCTTAATTTATTAAACGTTCTTTGGTCTAATGAATTGCCGTTTTTAGTCATAATAAATTACATTTTGTTTATGAAATAGCTTGTTTTACCAAGGCCAAACTTTTTTCTGAAAATGGAATTTTTAAGGCAGCTGCATGTCCATTGTCAGACATTTTTACCCATGTTTTCTTTAAAATATCGATAATTTTTTCATCGGTATGTTTTGCTGCAAATTCATCAAAATAATAATCTAGAAAAACCAGACAAATAACGTCTTCTAAAGTTTGAGATTCTTCGTTTTTCTTTATGAGTTTTTTTAAGATAATTTTTTCTACTCTGTCTACAAATTGTTCATCAAAACCAACTTGTTCTAGAATTTCTCCGGTAGTACTTGCATGCATCTTTTTTAATTCTTCACGCCATTTTAAATATCCAACTCTATCCATTGGATATTCTTTTCTACCAATTTTCCAACGACAAATATGATGACCTCTTACAGAAATCTGAAGTGCCTTTGATGCATTAGAGTCAAACTGAAGCAACTTTCTCGTCATCCTTTGCGAGTACAATAACTCTTTAGGATACTCTAATCCAGAAACTTGATAGGTGTTTGGGTCTTCTGCATTTTTTTTATCTATTAATGCAATGGCAGTTTCAAATCTTGTTGGCTTCATCTTTTGTGTTTATTTAAAAACGTGCTACCAATTTTCTTGGTAGTATCCGTTAAAATTGTCATTCCTGTAAAAACAGGAATCTAAATAGAAAAAACCATTTTCATTTTTCTATTCTGAGAAGCCAATATACACATTTTCTGCTTCAATCTTAATAGGATACACAGCAATAGGTGCTAAATCTGCATTTAAATTTTCGCCCGTTTCTAATGAAAACGTTTTTTTATGCAACGGACACGCAATTTTAGGAATCCCTTTATGATCGCCTAACATACCTCTAGACAATACGTTTTCTTGCTTTTCTGGTGATAAATTCTGACAAGCATACCATTTACCTAATCTCGAAAAATTGAAAACTGCAATTTGTAAGTCTTTATACTTTACACAGGCGCCACCATCTTTTGGAAATGCACTAACTGATGCTGCTTTAAACCAAACTTTTACATCTGCTTCTTTTACTGTTTTGTATTTTAAAAGTAATGTGTCCATAATTGTTGTTTTTGTTGATGTGTTCTCGATACATAATTTCTTAAAAAGAAATTTCACTCGAACTGACAGTACGTTTTAATAGTTCTAATTTAGTGTTGTCACATCGAGTTATTTTGCTTTTTTGCAAAATTGTATCGAGCTATTTTTATTTCTTAATTTATCTTTAATTTTTCCAAAGTTCTGGCATTTTCTGATCACGTAGAGGCACAAATACCAAGTTATCATCTCTATCTTCTGAATTTACAAAATGCTGAAAACGTTTTTCTGTTTCTTCGTTTTCAATTGCTTGTTTCCACTCACATTCGTAAGCATCTACTAAGAATTGCATTTCTTTTTCTAGATCTTCAACAATATTTAAACTGTCTTCTACAACCACTTTTTTCAATTGCTCTATTCCGCCTTCTAATTTATCTAACCAAGCAGCAGTTCTCATTAACGGAGCAGCCGTTTGTATGTAATAAATTAAGTATCTGTCTAAATATTTTATAACTGTTTCGTTGTCTATTTTTTCTGCTAATAACTGTGCGTGTCTTGGTGTTGCTCCACCATTTCCACCAACATAAAGATTCCAACCACCTTCTACAGCTATAATTCCAAAATCTTTACCTCTTGCTTCTGCACATTCTCTAATACAACCAGAAACACCACCTTTAATTTTATGCGGAGAACGCAACCCTTTATATCTGTTTTCTAATTCGATGGCAAACGTGATACTTTCATCTAAACCATAACGACACCACGTAGAACCCACACAACTTTTTACCGTTCTTAAAGATTTTCCGTATGCATGTCCGCTTTCAAAACCAGCAGCAATTAACTCTTTCCAAATGGCAGGTAAATCGTTTAATTCTGCACCAAAGAAATCAATACGCGCTCCACCAGTAATTTTTGTGTATAAATTATATTTAGCACCAATTGTACCTAAAACAATTAAACCTTCTGGTGTAATTTCTCCACCAGCAATTCTTGGCACTACAGAATACGTTCCGTTACGCTGAATGTTGGCTAAAAATTTATCGTTGGTATCTTGGGTAACGTCTTCTTTATTTGGCGTGTCATTATATAAACTTGCAAAAATTGAAGAAACCAAAGGCTTACACGTTTCACAACCATGTCCGGTTCCACAAGTATCTAACGCTTCGTTAAAGGAAGTCAGTTTTTTAGCTTTTATAATTCCGTATAATTCTTGTCTGCTATATTCAAAATGTTCACAAATTACATTTTTAACCGTTTTTCCTAACGATTTTAAGGTTTCGTTTACTAAATCTGTAACCATTGGTTTACAACCACCACAACTTGTACTTGCTTTTGTTGATGATATAACTCCGGCTAAATCCTCACAAGAACCATCTTTTATGGCGCCACAAATCTGACCTTTCGTTACATTTTCACAAGAACAAATTTGCGCTGTGTCTGGCAAATCTAATGCGCTACCAAAAGCTCCGCCTTCTGTTGCTGGTAATATTAATTGTGCTGCATCTTCTGGAATTGCCATTCCGTTTAAAAATACTTGATGTAACATATTATAGTCGGATGCATCACCTACTAAGATTCCTCCTAATAAAGATTTACCATCTAAACTAACGTTAATTCTTTTATATAAATGTTGTGTTTTGTTTTCGAAAATAACAGAATGTCCTTTTGATGCTGGCATAAAAGGCTCTCCAAAACTTGCTACATCTACACCAATTAATTTTAATTTGGTAGACATATCTATTTCTGCAGGCATTAACTCTTCTGTATTTCCAATAATTTGATTCACCGCAACACCCGCCATATCGTAACCAGGAGCAACTAAACCATAAATCATTTGATTGTACAAAGCAACCTCTCCAATTGCAAAAATATTTTCGTCGGAAGTTTGCATTTTGTTGTTGACTACAATTCCGCCACGAACACCCATTTCTAAACCAGAAGTTTTACCAAGCTCGTCTCTTGGTCTAATTCCGGCAGAAACCACTAACATTTCTACATCTAAAACATCGTCTTCGCCAAACTCCATTCCTGTAATAGCATCGTCTCCTAAAATCTGATTGGTTGCTTTACTTAAATGTATATTTAATCCTATAGATTCTAATTTTAATTGCAATACTTTACTACTTCTTGCATCTAATTGTCTTGGCATTAATTTAGGCGCAAACTCTACAATATGAGGTTCTAAACCCATATCCATAACCGCTTTACCAGCTTCTAAACCTAACAATCCTCCACCTAAAACGGCAGCTCTTGCATTCGGATTTTTTTCTTTCAGTTTTGCTGCATACGCTAGCATTCCTTCTAAATCTTCGATGGTTCTGTATACAAAAACACCTTCTTTTTCTACGCCTTTAATTGGCGGAACAAAAGCAGAAGAACCTGTAGCTAAAACTAAGTAATCGTAATTAAGCACTCTATTTTTTGCAGTAATAATTGTTTTTGTTTCTCTTTGTATATCAGAAACTCTTTCGTTAACAACTAAATCTATTCCGTTTTCTTTGTACCATTCTGCAGGTGCCATTTCTAAGGCTTTTGCATCTTGGTTTTCGAAAAACTCACTTAAATGGACTCTATCATAAGCAGGTCTTGGCTCTTCACCAAAAACAATAACTTTAAAATTTTTACTTTCTGGAGTTGCTGCAAATTTTTCACAAAATTTATAACCAACCATTCCGTTTCCGACAACTATAACTGTTTTCATAATTACGTATTTGAATCACAAAACTAAGTATTATTACGTATTTATACGTATTTTTAGTTGTAATATTTACGTATTAATCAAATTATTATTGATTTAAAGAAATGAATACTTATAAATTTAATATTATTTAAAATTTAGCAATCAGAATTGTTAATAGTGTATTTAAGCTTTAATACGATTACAGTTTTTAATATCTTTGACAATCACCTAACGATTTTTATTAAATGGACGATTTTTTACTGTATTTTAAAATGGGTTTAAACCATGTGTTAGACTTAGCTGCGTACGATCATATTTTATTTTTAATTGTTTTGGCTGTAGTTTTTAGCTTTCACCAATGGAAAAAAGTTTTATGGTTGGTTACTTTATTTACTATCGGACATTCTATTACATTGGCTTTATCTGCTTACGGAATTCTAAAAGTAAAAATGGATCTTATTGAGTTTGCGATTCCGGTAACTATTTTTATAACCGGACTGGTAAATGTGCTTACAGCTAAAAAGGCATCTTCTGGTAAACAAAGCATCAACTTATTGTTTGCTGTTCTTTTTGGTTTTATTCATGGATTGGGTTTTTCTAATTACTTTAAAATGATGGTTGGCAAAGAAGAAAGTAAATTGTTACCACTTTTAGAATTTGCTTTAGGTATAGAAGCGGCTCAGATTATTATTGTTTTAGGTATTTTAATTATTGGTGCATTACTTCAGAATTTTATTAGAGTTACCAGAAGAGATTGGATTTTAGTTTGCTCATCTATTGTTATTGGTTTTGCCATACAAATGATGCTAGATAGAGTGTTTTGGTAAAGCTATAATTTTGAAGCATTAAACTACTGTTTACAAACTAGATGCGTTAGGGATTGCAGTGAAAATCCTTTTTATGAAGGATGAATAAAAAGATTGTAGCGGAAAGCCCGACCTGTAAGGGAACGCCCAAAAAGTTATTCTTGACAGCTGAAAATAAATTTTGTCTAATTATTAACGTCATATTTATTTAAATCTTTTTACTTTCGTTCTGTATGACTGAAAAGAAACAATTAAAATACGATAGGGCTTATTTAAAAATGGCTCGCGAATGGGGGAAACTCTCTCATTGCAAACGTAAACAAGTAGGTGCGTTAATTGTAAAAGGCAGAATGATTATTTCTGATGGCTTTAACGGAACACCAACTGGTTTTGATAATTCTTGCGAAGATTGTAATGGAGTTACAAAGTGGGAAGTTTTACACGCAGAGGCAAACGCGATCTTAAAAGTGGCGTCTTCTACCCAATCTGCAGAGGGTGCAACCTTATATATTACCTTATCTCCGTGTACTCAGTGCAGCAAATTAATTCACCAAGCAGGAATAAAACGTGTTGTGTATGCAGAATCATACAAGGATACTTCTGGTATCAATTTTCTAGAAAAAGCAGGCGTAGAAATTATGCATTTACCTTATGAAGAATAGAAACAACCTCCCTATATATTTATCTTTAGCAGTTATTATTGGTTTACTAATTGGACTTTCGCTTAACGGAAGTGGTAGCAATATGTTGTCTTTAAATAAAAATTCGTCTCAAGAACTAAAAATAAGAAAACTTATTAATTTTATTGAAAAAGACTACGTAGATACTGTAAATACAGAAAGTCTTTTAGACGGAGCTATTACGCAAATGTTGGGTAAACTAGATCCGCATTCTGTGTATATTCCTAAAGAAAAACTGCAAGCTGTTACAGAAAATATGCAAGGTAATTTTGTGGGAATTGGCGTTCAGTTTAGAATGATTGAAGATTCAATTACCGTTATTCAACCTATAAAAGGTGGCCCAAGTATAAAAGCAGGAATTAAGGCAGGAGACCGAATTTTAATGGCAAATGCAGATACTTTGTATGGTAAAAAAATGTACACAGATAAAGTACCTGGTTATTTAAAAGGGAAACCAGACACTAAAGTTGCTCTTAAAATTTATAGAAAAAGTATCGATTCTACCTTTACCGTTTCTGTGACTCGTGGAAATGTAAATATTAAAAGTGTTGATTTAGCGTATATGATTAACGATTCTGTTGGTTATATTAAACTAGATCGTTTTGCAAGAAATACCTACAGTGAATTTAAACCTGCGTTAAACACCTTAATTAATGAGGGAATGACCGATTTAATTCTGGATATTAGAGGCAATGGTGGCGGTTTTATAGACATTGCAAATAGTATTATTGATGAATTTTTAGAAGATGATAAACTAATTGTTTTTACTAAAAACAATAAAAACGAAATTGATGAATCTTTTGCAACCGCTAAAGGTGATTTTGAAAAAGGTGGTTTGTATGTTTTAATTGATGAAAACTCTGCTTCTGCATCAGAAATTTTAGCTGGTGCTTTACAAGATAATGACAAAGGAACCATTATTGGTCGTCGTTCTTTTGGAAAAGGTTTGGTACAAATAGAAATGGATTTAGGCGATGGTTCTGCAGTGCGTTTAACAACGGCTCGTTATTATACGCCAACGGGGAGATCTATTCAAAAACCTTATGACCACGAAGGAAACAAGAACTATTATACCGATTACCAAAAGAGAATTTCTAGTGGAGAGCTGTTAAGTAAAGACAGTATAAAGGTAGTAGATTCTTTAAAATATACAACCCCAAAAGGAAAGGTTGTTTATGGTGGTGGAGGTATTATTCCGGATGTTTTTGTGCCAATAGACACCACTTCTTATATGAATGGTTTCTATTTTAATACTATTAATGATTTTGCTTTTGATTATGTTGATAACAATAGAAAAAAGCTACAAAAATGGACAATAGCTAATTATATTACAGATTTTGATACTGATGAAACTGTTTTTAACAGCTACTTATCTGAGATTAAAGATAGACCTAAACCTTCTTTTAATACTAGTCAAAATTTAAAAAAATATTTAAAAGCAGCTATTGCAAATACGCTTTTTGGTGATGTTGGTTTTTACAGAATTATGCATCAGGATGATAAAATGATTCAGAAGGTTTTAGAATTGGAAAGTGAGAAATAGTTAGTGGTTTTAGTATTCAGTTTACAGTAGCAGTATTCAGTGTTTTACGCTATTTGTCATTCCGAAATGAGCTTTTTTCAAGCGATTGAGAAATGGCTAATTCTTTAAAAAATAGATACAAAGCTCAGTTACCTCCTCTAATTCTTTAGACATGTTTTCCTTTTTCCAAGGATGAGAAACATTAAAAACATGATCTGCATTTTTAATGATTTCAAATTGACTTTCAGCATTCCAAGAATGTATATTTTTACCTTCATCAATAGGGACAGAAGTATCTTTATCTCCGTGAATTATTAACTGTGGAATTTTTAATTTTGCTACCGCTTTCTGAATATTTAAACGTGTTTCATTTTCTTTAAAATCTAAATAAAACTGATAGAAATGTGGCATATTTTGTTTTGTTCTTCCATTTAAAACGTATTTAACACCTGTTTTCTTCCAGTTTTCTAAATCGCCAATTGTTGAGCTTCTAGAACCAAAATCGCACACTGCAGCTAAGGAAATTACTTTTTTCACTCTTGCATCTTCATTTGCTTTTAGCAATACAATTCCGCCACCTCTACTATGTCCTATTATTGAAATATCATTAACAGCTACTTCATTTTTAAATTTTTCTTCAGATGAAATCCAATCGATAACACTTTCTAAATCGTCTAATTCTTTGGTATAATTATTATTCCCAAACGCTTCTAAATCTGGAAAATCAATTGGGTTTTCAGCGGTACCTCCGTTATGAGAAAAGTTGAATTTTATAAGGAAAAAACCTGCTTCTGCAAAAGCGTCTGCCATTAAATTCCAAGCGCCCCAATCTTTAAAACCTTTGTAACCATGACAAAAAATAACTACTTTTTTTGGTTGATGATTCTCTTTGTAAAAAACATCTGTTACTATGGGTTTGCTGTGTTTTCCTTGAACAACTATATTTTTAATTCTATTCATCTTATGTCAATTATATTACAAATTTAAGAAATGTTACCAATGCAAAACCACCTGTAATAAAACTAAGTAGTAAATTTATATTGTTGGTTAAATTTCCAGTTTTTTGTTGAATCAATTTTGCGAAACGTCCGTATAAATACAATATAAGATACGTACCAAGTACAGAACCAAACACAAAAAGTAGTATTGAAACCAGATCAAAACTAAAGCTATTAAATGTAATTAAAAAAGCTGTTGACCCGCAGAAAAAAGGAATTGCAAACATATTTAATAATGATAAGATAACGCCTGTAAAAAAAGTATTCTTGTGTTTAATTTCTAGTTGTTTCTTTTCTTTATTGTTTTGTTTAAAAAAGTAAACAGATAAAAAAACAAGAACTACAACGCCTGTTTTTTCTAATATTTCTAAAAATGTTGGGTTTTTAGAAACGTATTCTATAATATAAATAGAAAAATATACTTGCATAAAAACAACCATAGAAACACCTAATATAAACTTGGTAAACTCTCTTTTATTAGCTTCTAAACTAATTTTTAAGGCAGTCATATTTAAGACACTTGGTAGCGTATATCCTAAAAAGGAAAAAACAAAACCAAAGAAAAAAAGAGAAATCATGTTACTTTATTTAGTAATAATTAAGTCGAAAGTAATGTTTAAAAATTACTATTATAATTAAAACAACTGTTTTATAAGAGAAAAAACAGCGACCAAACCTGTTAGAATAGACAAGATTAAATTGATGTCTTTTGTGAGTTCCCCTGTTTTCTGTTGAATTATTTTTGCAAATTTCCCATATAAAAATAGAATATAGAATGTTCCTAACACAGATCCTAAGGTGAAAAAAAATACAGAAACAGCATCAAAACTAAAGAGCTTAAAAACATCTAACGTAATAATTGTTCCACTAAAAAAAGGAATGCCAAACATGTTTAAAATAGATAGTGCAATACCTGTTAGCAATGGGTTTCTATTTTTAGTTTTTACTGCATCAATCTTTATTTTTCCTTTTTTAGATTCTTTATAAAAATAATAAGATAAAGCTATAAAAACAACGATTCCTACTTTTTCTAAGGTTTCTAAGATGGTTGGGTTTTGTGCAATGTATTTGATTAAAATAACGGCTATTATCACTTGAGGAATGATAATTAAAGAAACTCCGAATGCGTATTTGTTTGCAGCTTGTTTTCCTTTTTCTAAGCTAATTTTTAACGCCGTCATATTTAACATACTTGGTGTTATAGAGCCTACAAAAGAGAAAATAAATCCGAAGAAAAAAAGTAAAAAGATATTCAAAATAAATTATTTATAGAGTAGAAAAACGAAGTTTCCTACAGCAACGACACCTGTTAAACACCCTAAAATTAAATCCATTTTAGAAGCAATAAAAGTTAGTTTATGTTCAATTTTTTTGGCAACAATTGCATACAATGAATATAATGTAAAAGAACCAATTGTAGAACCAATTGAAAAATAAAATCCATTTACGTAAGAATATTCAAAATATTCTAATCCTATTAAAACAGAAATAGTTGTAAAATAAAATGGAATTGCAATAGTGTTTAAAAGAGACATACCAATACCATGTAAGTAAGCTTTAGATTTAGGTATTTCTTCTTTTACGTTCTTTTCTTTTGATGTAAAATACAGTCTAAAAAAATTAATAGATAATAACAAGAGAATACCTGTACCTACCTTTTGTAATAAGGTTATGTACTCTGAGTTTTCCATTAATATACTCGATAAATAGGCACCTATATTGGCTTGAAAAAATAAAACGGTAGCGTAACCACCAATAAGATAAAATGCTGCTTTTTTGCCATTTCTTAAACTGAATTTAACGACTGTTAAATTTAAAAAACTGGGTGTTATACTACCTACAACAGCAACAGTAAAACCTAAGAAAATAAAAATTAGAAAGCTCATGAATTATTTTTTATATAGGCAAATAAACAAAAAAACGCGCCAAAAAATTGACGCGTTTCATTTATATAATAACTTATAAGAATTTTTTACTATACTACACCTTGCGCTAACATTGCATTTGCAATCTTTACAAAACCTGCAATATTTGCTCCTTTTATATAATCTATAGATCCATCTTCATTTTCACCATATTCTACACAAGAATCATGTATTTTTTGCATAATTTCTTTTAACTTTTCATCTACTTTTTCACTAGACCAGTTTAACCTTAATGAATTCTGACTCATTTCTAAACCAGAAGTTGCAACACCACCAGCATTAGATGCTTTACCTGGAGCAAATAATATTTTTGCTTTTTGATATTCATGAACAGCCTCTGGTGTAGAAGGCATATTTGCACCTTCAGTTACACAGATACAACCGTTGTTAATTAATGTTTTTGCTTCTTCACCATTTAACTCGTTTTGAGTAGCACATGGCAATGCAATATCACATTTAACAGACCAAGGTCTTTCTCCTTTAAAATATTTTGCTTTTGGGTATTCTTCTAAATATTCGCTAATTCTGCCACGTTTTTCATTTTTAAGATACATAATGTGGTTTAATTTTTCTGCATCAATACCATCTTCATCGTAAATATATCCTCCAGAATCTGAAAGCGTTAATACTTTTGCTCCAAATTCAATAGCTTTTTCAGCTGCATATTGTGCAACATTTCCTGATCCAGAAATCACTACATTTTTTCCTTTAAAAGATTCGTTTTTACGTTTTAGCATAGATGCTGCAAAATATACAGTACCGTAACCTGTAGCTTCTGGTCTTATTAATGAGCCACCATATTCTATTCCTTTTCCTGTTAAAACGCCTGTAAATTCTGTTCTCAATTTTTTATACATTCCAAACAAATAGCCAATTTCTCTTCCTCCAACGCCAATATCTCCGGCAGGCACATCTGTATTTGGTCCAATATGTTTTTGCAATTCACTCATAAAGTTTTGGCAAAAACTCATAATCTCACGATCAGATTTTCCTTTCGGATCAAAATCTGCACCTCCTTTACCACCACCCATTGGTAATGTTGTTAAAGAGTTTTTAAATACTTGCTCAAAAGCCAAAAACTTTAAAATACTAGCATTTACAGATGGATGAAATCTTAAACCACCTTTGTAGGGGCCAATTGCAGAATTCATTTGTACTCTATAGCCTCTATTAACTCTTATTTCTCCTTTATCATCTATCCATGTAACTCTAAAAGAAATTAATCTTTCAGGTTCTACCATTCTTAATAAAATATTTTTGCCGTAATACTTTTTATTTTCAATAATAAAAGGAATTAAAGTTTCGGCAACTTCTTTAACTGCTTGTAAAAACTCAGGTTCATGGCTGTTTCTTTTTTCAACCAACTGCATAAAATCTTCTATTTGGGTCTCTATTTTTGTAAGCATTTTTTTTGAATTTTATAAACATTTAACGAAAACAAATATAAGTTATTTTCAATATTAGTAATCTTAAAATAATCAAAATTATGTATTCATATCCGTTAAAATTAGACCTATAAGTCTTTGCAAAAACTAAATTTTATTATTTAGAACTGCTCTTATTATCACTATATTTTACTACTGTTCTATTTTTATTTTAATCACGGTAACTAACATTTATATAAGATTTTTAGTAGGTCTATAAAACATGCACTTATTTATTTAAATACAGTTATAACTCATAAAATAAATGAGATTACCAGATATTTATATAAAAATCAAAAAAAAACGCATCAAAAGGATTGATGCGTTTTAGTCTTTAATTTATTTTTTTATATAACTCCTAAGTCTAACATAGAATCTGCAACTTTAATAAAACCAGCAATATTTGCCCCCTTTACATAATTTACATAGCCATCTTCTTCTGTTCCGTATACTAAACAAGCTGTATGAATTGAATGCATTATTTGATGTAATTTTTCATCGACTTCTTCTTTCGTCCAGTTTAGTTTCATTGCATTTTGCGACATTTCTAAACCAGAAACTCCAACTCCACCCGCATTTACTGCTTTACCAGGTGCGTATAAAATTTTAGCATCATGAAATGCATGAACAGCTTCTGGAGTACAACCCATATTAGAAACTTCTGCAATATACTGTACGCCATTTGCAATTAATTTTAAGGCATCTTCTCCATTTAATTCATTTTGAGTAGCACAAGGCATTGCAATATCACATTTTACACTCCATGGTTTTTCATTAGGATAAAATTTTGCTTCAGGAAATTCATCTACATACGGCGAAACAATATCGTTATTAGATGCTCTTAACTGTAATAAGTAACTAATTTTATCATCATCTAAACCTTTTTCATCGTAAATATATCCGTCAGGACCAGAAATTGTAACTACTTTTCCGCCTAATTCTGTAATTTTTAAAGCCACACCCCACGTTACGTTTCCAAAACCAGAAAGTGCTACTATTTTACCTTTAAAATTATCATTTTTAGTTTCTAATATTTCTTTTGTAAAGTAAACACCACCAAAACCTGTTGC
Protein-coding regions in this window:
- the gdhA gene encoding NADP-specific glutamate dehydrogenase; the protein is METQIEDFMQLVEKRNSHEPEFLQAVKEVAETLIPFIIENKKYYGKNILLRMVEPERLISFRVTWIDDKGEIRVNRGYRVQMNSAIGPYKGGLRFHPSVNASILKFLAFEQVFKNSLTTLPMGGGKGGADFDPKGKSDREIMSFCQNFMSELQKHIGPNTDVPAGDIGVGGREIGYLFGMYKKLRTEFTGVLTGKGIEYGGSLIRPEATGYGTVYFAASMLKRKNESFKGKNVVISGSGNVAQYAAEKAIEFGAKVLTLSDSGGYIYDEDGIDAEKLNHIMYLKNEKRGRISEYLEEYPKAKYFKGERPWSVKCDIALPCATQNELNGEEAKTLINNGCICVTEGANMPSTPEAVHEYQKAKILFAPGKASNAGGVATSGLEMSQNSLRLNWSSEKVDEKLKEIMQKIHDSCVEYGENEDGSIDYIKGANIAGFVKIANAMLAQGVV
- a CDS encoding LysE family translocator yields the protein MSFLIFIFLGFTVAVVGSITPSFLNLTVVKFSLRNGKKAAFYLIGGYATVLFFQANIGAYLSSILMENSEYITLLQKVGTGILLLLSINFFRLYFTSKEKNVKEEIPKSKAYLHGIGMSLLNTIAIPFYFTTISVLIGLEYFEYSYVNGFYFSIGSTIGSFTLYSLYAIVAKKIEHKLTFIASKMDLILGCLTGVVAVGNFVFLLYK
- the gdhA gene encoding NADP-specific glutamate dehydrogenase → MNVKEILTNLETKHPGEKEYLQAVKEVLESIETIYNENPQYEAAKIIERLVEPDRILTFRISWIDDAGQVQVNIGHRVQFNNAIGPYKGGIRLHPSVNLSILKFLGFEQIFKNALTTLPMGGGKGGSDFNPKGKSDTEIMRFCQAFMLELWRMIGPSTDVPAGDIGTGGREIGFMYGMYKKLQQEHTGVFTGKGLNWGGSLIRPEATGFGGVYFTKEILETKNDNFKGKIVALSGFGNVTWGVALKITELGGKVVTISGPDGYIYDEKGLDDDKISYLLQLRASNNDIVSPYVDEFPEAKFYPNEKPWSVKCDIAMPCATQNELNGEDALKLIANGVQYIAEVSNMGCTPEAVHAFHDAKILYAPGKAVNAGGVGVSGLEMSQNAMKLNWTKEEVDEKLHQIMHSIHTACLVYGTEEDGYVNYVKGANIAGFIKVADSMLDLGVI